Within Amycolatopsis sp. FDAARGOS 1241, the genomic segment GGATCTTCAGACGTCCTTGGGCGCGTAGCGGATCAGCACGACGTCGCCGACCGCGCGCGCTTCCGGCAGCTGCATCCGCCGCGTCGACCCGCCGGGGTAGTGCGCGGGCAGCAGGAACTTCGGCGCGGCGGCGTCCCCGACGACGAGCGGCGCGACGGCGAGGTGGATCTCGTCGGCCAGGCCCTGCGACAGGAACGCCGTGTGGATCTGTCCGCCGCCCTCGACCATCAGCCGGCGAACCCCGCGGTGGCCGAGGTCGTCGAGCAGTGCGCCGAAGTCCACAGTGGTCCCGAGCGGGACGACGCCGGCCAGGTCCCCCAAGCGTTGCCGAACGAGCCGCGCACCGGATTCCGTGGTGTACACGAGCTTTTCGCCGCCGTGGTGCCAGAACTTCCAGTCCGGATCGACGTCACCGGACACCGTCACAGTCACCTTCAAGGGATACGCGGGCTTTCCTTCGCGGACGCGCTCGGCGCGGCGGTCTTCGCTGTTGACGAGGAGCCGCGGGTTGTCAGCGCGGATCGTGCCGGCGCCGATGAGGATCGCGTCGGATTCCGCGCGCTCTTGGTCGACGCGGTCGAAATCCTCGGCGTTGGAGAGCAGTAGCCGGTTCGGTGTCGTGTCGTCGATCGCCCCGTCGACGCTGGTCGCGACGCTGAGCAGGACGTACGGACGCATCGGCGCTCCTGGGAATTCGTGGGATTTCGGTTGACCGGCCGGGCAGAGTGGATCTTCGTGGGACGCACCGACGACGATACGAGCTCGCTCCTGCGCATGGCCGGGCTGGCGACACCGATGGCGCTGCGGGTCGCCGTGACCCTGGACCTGCCGAAACGACTACGCGACGCCGCGTCCGCCGCCATCCTGGCCGACGAACTCCACGTGAACGCCGTCGCGCTCGGGCTGCTGCTCGAGCACCTCGCGACGCTGGACATCCTCGAACGCACGGGCGACGGCTTCCGCACCACCGCGTACGGCAGCAACCTCTGCGACGACAACCTGATCACGACGCTGCTGCGCCTGGACACCGCCGGCGGCCGCGCCGAACTGGCGTTCGTCGAGCTCGCGCACAGCGTCGCCACGGGCGAGGCGGCGTATCCGCGCCGCTACGGCGCCGGCTTCTGGGCCGACCTCGCCGAACACCCACACCTGCGCGAGTCCTTCGACCGGCAGATGACGCTCCGGATCCGCGCGCAACTGCCCCACCTCGTCGCTGCCTTCGAGTGGTCGCGCTTCGACTCCCTCGTCGACGTCGGCGGCGGCAACGGCGAAGTACTGGCGGCGATCCTCGCGGCCCACCCGCGGATGCGCGGCCACCTCGTCGACCTCGACTCGACCGCGGCGCTCGCCACCTTCCGCGCGCACGATCTCGCCGAACGCACACAAGCCACGGCCAGCAGCTTCTTCGACCCGCTCCCACTCGGCGCCGACGCCTACCTGCTCGTCGACATCCTCCACAACTGGGAAGACGCGCACGCCGGGCGCATCCTGGCCCGCTGCGCCGAAGCCGCGGGCCCGACCGGCTGCATCCTGGTCGTCGAGCACGTCGCCGACCGCGGCACCAACACCGAGCTCAACCTGTCCATGCTCACGATGTTCGGCGGCCGCGACCGTCACGTCGCTGAGCTCGAGTCGCTAGCCGCGCCCCAGGGTCTGACCCTGGACGACGCGATCGACCTGACGAGCGAGCGCAGTCTCCTCGAATTCCGCCGGACAGCCGGCTGACCGCCACCGTCTCGGACGCCCGCGGCGGTCGAGCCGGCCAAGCGCATGTCTGCCTCAGTCGGTCCGGCCGCGTCGCGGATCCGGCCCGTTACCGGTCCCGCGGCGCATCCGTCAATGTGATGCGGAACAAGAAGACGGTCAGCTCACGAAATCCTGCTTATCGTGGCGTATCCCCGCTGCGTTTTTCAAGGAGAACCATGATCTGCATCGACTGCGCGACACAAGGCATGAGCGAACCGGCCGTCGGGGTCTGTGTGCACTGCGGCGCCGCGACCTGCCTCGTGCACGTGGCCATCCAGGCGTTCCCGGCCTCGACGCCGGGTGTCGTGGCACCGCGCCGGGCCCGGCGCATGATCGCCTGCGCGCACTGCGGCGAGCCGCGGCCCACTCCGACCCGCGCCCGCTACAAGGAGGCCAGTGCGGTCCGCGAGTGAGCCTCGTCGCAGCAGGCCCCGTAGGAGCCGCCGGACACCGGCGGCTCCTGGTGCTTCTGAGGGCCCTGGGATACGAGAAACGCTGGTGAGCTGATGTGGAGCTGAGGGGAATCGAACCCCTGACCCCCGCCTTGCAAAAGCGCTGGTCAACACCATCTCCGGCGTCCGCGGCAGGTCACACTGATCCTGCTGTTGTCTCCCGTGGCTTACATGGATGGCGCAGACATCATTTCGCACCCACCGCGGCTCCCATTGATCAACTAGCCCGCCCCAGCACCGCTGGCGTCTAGATCGCCGTAGCAAACCCCTCGGCGCGAGCGATTAGAACTCATGTCGTCGTCGCGCATGTCCGATCCGAATGGTGCGAGGACAGGGGCCGGCTGCAGATCGCGGCAGGCGAATACCGGAATCTGCTACGCGTCTCCAGCACGCTGCGCTCCACCCCGGGCGCCCCCGGTGCAACGGGATCTATTCCCCGGGGGCGCCGCAGAACGGGCCGGATATCTCAGCTGCCCATTCCGAGCCGGGCACCACCGGCGACGTCGAGGCTCAACCCGGTGAGGTAACGGTTTTCCGGGTCGGTGAGGAAGGCGATGGTCGCCGCGACTTCCTCCGGTTCGGCGAACCGGCCCATCGGGATCTGCGCGGCCCGAGCTTGGCGGGCGCGCCGGTCGCCGTCGGGGTCGCCGCCAGCGGCGCGGGTGGCGAGCTGGTCCCACATGGCGGTGTTGACCGGGCCGGGGCAGACGCAGTTGACCGACACGTTGTCCGGGCCGAGCACCAAAGCCAGCGACCAGCACACATTCAGTACGGCCGCCTTGCTGGCGTTATAGGGCACATACGCGCGCCGGGCCTCTTTCGCGGCGACGGAGGCCACCGCCACCATCGCGCCGGAGCGCTGGGCCTGCATGACCAGCCCGACCTCGCGCAGCACAGAGAATGCGCCTGTCGCGTTGATGCCCATCACACGCGCGAATTCGGCGCTCGGCGTGGCGAGCAGATCGGGTACGGCGCCGAGAATTCCCGCGGCGTGCACGAGAACGTCGATCGCTCCGAACTCCTGCCGAATCCCAGCCACGACGGCCTGCACGGCCTGTTCGTCGGTGATGTCGAGCTCGCGGAAGTCCGCGAGCCACCCTGGGCGGCTGTCTGGTGCGGTGCGGTCGCAGCCGATGACCACGGCGCCCGTTGCGTGCAGACGTCGTGCGGTGGCGGCACCGATGCCTCCGCTGGACCCAGTGACCAGCGCGACGCGGGAGGGGCCGGTCATCGGACGTCCTCCGTCGCCGTCGGCGCGGCGGTCGCGGTGGCGCGCTTGCCGGAGGCGCCGGTCTCCGGCAGCGTCAGGTACACGACGAGGCAGAGCGCGACGATGATCGTCATGTACACCGCGACACCCATCGGGTGCCCGGCGTCGAGGAAGGCGCTGGCGATGAGCGGAGCTGTCCCGCCGAGGGCAGCGATCACGAGCTGGTGGGCCACGCCAATGCCGGACACGCGCACGGCCGCCGGGAACAGGTCGGCCTGGATCGTCGGGTAGACCGCCTGCCAGATCGCCAGAACCACCCAGCCCGACGCGGTCACGATCACGTACACGCCGAATCCGGGCTGCCGCAACAGCAACAGCAACGGATAGAAAGCCACGACCATGCCGATTGCCCCAATGATCGGGAAGGGCTTGCGCCGGCCGAGGCGGTCGGACAGCGCACCGCATAGCGGCACGATGACCACCAGCAGGCCCAGCCCAATGGCGTTTCCGGTCAGGGTGGAGGCCAGGGCGCGTCCCGTGGTGACATGCGCGTAGGTCGGGAGGAAGGTCGCCCACGTGTAATAGGCGACGGTCGGGGCCGATAGCGCCGCGGTCTGCAGCAGAGCTTTGGGGTGGTTGCGCAGCAGTTCCCGCAGCCTCGAGCGGGCCGGCTGCCGGACAACGGAGGTGTTTTCCACCTCCGCCTCGAATTCCGGGGATTCGTCGGCGCGCGAGCGCACGAGCAAGCCCACGACACCAAGAACGCCGCCGATCGCGAACGGGATGCGCCATCCCCACGCCGCGAGGTCGTGGCTGTCGAGGGTCGAGGTCATGATCGCCGCGATGCCGGTGGCGGCCAGCGTCGCCAGACCGCTGGCCATGTTCGACAGGGAGCCGAACAGCCCGCGCCGGTTGGTCGAGCCGTTTTCGACCATGTAGGCGATGGCGCTCTGCATCTCGCTGCCGGACGAGATGCCCTGCAGGACGCGCGCAAGGACGAACAGCAGTGGCGCCCCGTAGCCGATGACGGAGAACGGCGGCGTGAGCGCGATGATCAGGCTGCCGCCTGCCATGCCGCCGATGGTGGCGGCCAGAATGACGCGACGGCCGTAGCGGTCAGCCAGAGGTGAGATGACGAAGCCGCTCAACGGCCGCACCACGAACCCGATCGCATAGGTGACCAAGGCTGAGACCAGCGGCGTGAACGCGGTGCTCGGGAAGATCTGATCGGCGAAGACGGCGGCCAGGACGCCGTAGACGTACCAGTCGTACCACTCGACGAAATGGCCGATGGTGCCCGCCAGCATGTTGGTCGCCGTGCGGCGGGGCGCGACGGCCGGGTGGCCGGTGGGCTCGACGGCCCTGGGCGGGCTGTTCTTTCGTGCGGTCGCCATTGAACGCTCCTCGGTCGGTGAGGGGTGGGTCGGCGCCAGGCCGCCGCTTGCGGCGAGGCTGGGTTTCTAACGGGTCAGCGGGTCGCGTGGCTGGACCAGGCCCGGCCCTCTTGCTCTTGCACCGGAAGCCCGGCTGCTTGCAGGATCTGGTCGAGAAGTGCTTGTGTGCGTGCGGCTTCCCGCCCGGACGTCAGCGGTGCGCCACGGTCGCGGACGCGGTCGAGGAAGTGGTGGACGGCCGCGGCGAAGCCGAAGGTGTTCGTCGCGGTGGCCCAGCCGAACGCCTCGGGACTCATGGAGCGCACGGTGCTCACGCCGTCCCGGGTCAGGGTCACGGTGTCCGGTGCGACCACCTCGGCCGAGCGCTGTGCTCCGT encodes:
- a CDS encoding dihydrofolate reductase family protein produces the protein MRPYVLLSVATSVDGAIDDTTPNRLLLSNAEDFDRVDQERAESDAILIGAGTIRADNPRLLVNSEDRRAERVREGKPAYPLKVTVTVSGDVDPDWKFWHHGGEKLVYTTESGARLVRQRLGDLAGVVPLGTTVDFGALLDDLGHRGVRRLMVEGGGQIHTAFLSQGLADEIHLAVAPLVVGDAAAPKFLLPAHYPGGSTRRMQLPEARAVGDVVLIRYAPKDV
- a CDS encoding methyltransferase, which gives rise to MGRTDDDTSSLLRMAGLATPMALRVAVTLDLPKRLRDAASAAILADELHVNAVALGLLLEHLATLDILERTGDGFRTTAYGSNLCDDNLITTLLRLDTAGGRAELAFVELAHSVATGEAAYPRRYGAGFWADLAEHPHLRESFDRQMTLRIRAQLPHLVAAFEWSRFDSLVDVGGGNGEVLAAILAAHPRMRGHLVDLDSTAALATFRAHDLAERTQATASSFFDPLPLGADAYLLVDILHNWEDAHAGRILARCAEAAGPTGCILVVEHVADRGTNTELNLSMLTMFGGRDRHVAELESLAAPQGLTLDDAIDLTSERSLLEFRRTAG
- a CDS encoding DUF2180 family protein; its protein translation is MICIDCATQGMSEPAVGVCVHCGAATCLVHVAIQAFPASTPGVVAPRRARRMIACAHCGEPRPTPTRARYKEASAVRE
- a CDS encoding SDR family NAD(P)-dependent oxidoreductase → MTGPSRVALVTGSSGGIGAATARRLHATGAVVIGCDRTAPDSRPGWLADFRELDITDEQAVQAVVAGIRQEFGAIDVLVHAAGILGAVPDLLATPSAEFARVMGINATGAFSVLREVGLVMQAQRSGAMVAVASVAAKEARRAYVPYNASKAAVLNVCWSLALVLGPDNVSVNCVCPGPVNTAMWDQLATRAAGGDPDGDRRARQARAAQIPMGRFAEPEEVAATIAFLTDPENRYLTGLSLDVAGGARLGMGS
- a CDS encoding MFS transporter gives rise to the protein MATARKNSPPRAVEPTGHPAVAPRRTATNMLAGTIGHFVEWYDWYVYGVLAAVFADQIFPSTAFTPLVSALVTYAIGFVVRPLSGFVISPLADRYGRRVILAATIGGMAGGSLIIALTPPFSVIGYGAPLLFVLARVLQGISSGSEMQSAIAYMVENGSTNRRGLFGSLSNMASGLATLAATGIAAIMTSTLDSHDLAAWGWRIPFAIGGVLGVVGLLVRSRADESPEFEAEVENTSVVRQPARSRLRELLRNHPKALLQTAALSAPTVAYYTWATFLPTYAHVTTGRALASTLTGNAIGLGLLVVIVPLCGALSDRLGRRKPFPIIGAIGMVVAFYPLLLLLRQPGFGVYVIVTASGWVVLAIWQAVYPTIQADLFPAAVRVSGIGVAHQLVIAALGGTAPLIASAFLDAGHPMGVAVYMTIIVALCLVVYLTLPETGASGKRATATAAPTATEDVR